A window of Bacillus thermozeamaize genomic DNA:
TATGTGCGTAACATCAAAGTATTTTTTAACTGGCTCCATGAAATTGAACGCGAAATTCCCAAAAATCCATGCCAGACAATCGAAAATCCTAAAGTGCACCGGAAAGTTAAAAAAACACTAACACCGGAAGAAATTAAGGCAGTCATCAAACAGTTTGATACCACCAAATTTCACGATTACAGAAATGCGATGATCACAAAAACGCTTCTTGATACAGGTATGCGCGTGGGGGAGTGCTTGTCATTATTGCCAGAGCATATCGATTTTGCCCACAAAAGCATTTTGCTGGTTAATCCCAAAAATAAACAACAAAGGTACGTCTATTTCAGTCCGCGTCTTGGCCAAGAACTTAAAAGCTGGCTTAGATACAAAGATCGGTATGTGGATAGTCCGTTCGTTTTTCCTACACGACGGGGAACCAAACTGGAGATTCGGAATTTTGAAAAGGCGTTACGTGATGCGGGGAGAAGGGCAGGGGTGGAAATCCATCCTCACCAACTGAGGAACAATTTTGCGAAGTATTACATCTTAAATGGCGGTGACTGGTTCACTTTGTCTAGAATTTTGGGTCACTCGTCAGTCGAAGTTACCCAAAAAGCCTATCTGGATTTCACGGACGAAGAGATCGGCAAAAAATATCAAAAGCATAGTCCATTGGCTCACATGGACATTTAGGGGTGACCATC
This region includes:
- a CDS encoding integrase; translation: MTDFDFQVENFMLYCTSKNLSPKTLASYEQTLKLFGLFLQDKFNINDARKVQSGHIRQYIKYLQERGKYTVVANESSKHKNNPEKRTDYRKQISTTTIANYVRNIKVFFNWLHEIEREIPKNPCQTIENPKVHRKVKKTLTPEEIKAVIKQFDTTKFHDYRNAMITKTLLDTGMRVGECLSLLPEHIDFAHKSILLVNPKNKQQRYVYFSPRLGQELKSWLRYKDRYVDSPFVFPTRRGTKLEIRNFEKALRDAGRRAGVEIHPHQLRNNFAKYYILNGGDWFTLSRILGHSSVEVTQKAYLDFTDEEIGKKYQKHSPLAHMDI